The genomic region ACCCGCTGCGGCTCCGGAAGCCACAAAAACTGTTGATCGCGCCGCCGACAAGGTCCCGGCTCGCGAAAAAGTCGCCTTTACGCTGCGACTCGACAAGGACCGTCATCTCAAACTGCGGTTGGCATCAGCCGTCACAAACCAGTCGGCCCAGCGCCTTGTTACCGAAGCGCTCGACCGTTTTCTCGAGGAGCATCCTGAAGTGCAGGCGCTGTCCGGCCATGCCGGCGGCAAAACGCACTGATTGAGGAGGGGTATTATGAAACCGAGCATCGCAAAAATCGCTGCATCGACATTGGCCGTAGGCGCCTCGATTGCTGGCTTCACGCCGCTTCTGCAGGGCGCGCTTTCCACCGGGACCAGCGCGAGCGACAGTCGCGCAATTTCGCAAGCTGCCGACGCAGCGTCCAGCGCCCGGGCCGCCTTGGCTGACAATGACGGCATCGCTGCAATCCGCCATGCGGAACGCGCGGTTCAGGCTCTGCCCAACAGCGCGGAATATCGCCATCTTCTGGGCCGCTCCTATCTCGCTGCGGGTCGCTTTGCTTCGGCAGAAACCAGTTTCCAGGATGCGTTGACGATCAATCCAGACCTAGGTCGCACGGCGTTCAACCTGGCGCTCTCACAGATTGCTCAGGGCAAGCACAGCAATGCGCTGTCTGAACTGAACAATCTTGAAGGCCGCCTTGGAGCGTCTGATCTCGGTCTTGCCATGGCTCTGGCCGGTAATCATGAGCGCGCTATCTCAATCCTTCAACAGGCATCGCGCGCCAATGGCGGCGATCCTCGGGCTCGTCAGAATCTGGCGCTGACCTATGCATTGGCCGGTCGTTGGGCGGAAGCCCGCATCACGGCAGCGCAGGATGTTAGCGTTGCCGATCTTGAAGGCCGGATGCAGGACTGGAGCCAGTTCGCATCAGCTGAACATGACTATGAACAGGTGTCGAGCCTTTTGGGTGTTACGGCCGATCTCACGGATCCCGGTCAGCCGATTCGCCTCGCACTCGCTCCGCAGTCTGACGCAATCATGACCGCCGAAGCGCCTGTCGCAGAGGAATATATCGAAGAAAACCCGGTTGTTGCTGTTACGGCACCAGTTGAGGAATCGACGTTCACGGAAGTCGAAGTGCCTGAGGTTATCGAAGCAGACGAAACGCCGATGCGCGTTGCGGCGGCCGAGACCGAAGAGTTTACGCCTCCGGCTGCGGACGCCTTCATCGTTGAAGAAGAAGATGCTTTTGCGCCGGTTGAAGCAGACGAGGCCATCGCCGCCGCCGCTGCGCCGGTCGAAGAGCCGATCGTTGCGCTCACGGCGCCGGTTGTTGCCGCTGAAGCACCAGCCGAAGAAGAATGGCTCGCTGTACTGCGCGCTGCACGTGCTCCAGAGCGTCCGGTTGAAGCCGTTGCGCCGGTTGCGCAGCCTGAAGCACCTGCTGTCCAAGCCCGTCAGTCGGACGGTCGCTATGTGATCCAGCTTGGTGCCTTTGCCACCCAGTCAAATGTCCAGGTTGCCTGGAACCGCGCTCTTCGCCGGCACAATGCCTTGTCGAATTACGCTCCGTCAGGCGCAACCATTGAACATGGTCGTACTCTCTATCGCCTGTCTTTCGGCGGTTTTGAAACCCGCGGCGAAGCCAATCGCATGTGCCGAACATTGCGTTCGCGTGGTCAGGACTGTTTTGTCCGCGTCCGCGCCGGTGATGCGCCGCTGCAGATGGCTGCCCGTACGGGTGCCGGAGCTGCAACGCTTCGCTAGTCGAACACATTATCGATTAAGAGGGCGGACGATCCAGGGGTCGGCCGCCCTTTATCGTATGGATGACCTTGCCTTGAACGGGCAGTGCGTCGAACGGCGTGTTTCCGGCACTTGCCGCCATTGAGTCGGTATCGACCCGCCATGGTGCGTCGGCATCGAAGACAACCAGATCTGCCGGCGCGCCCTCGGTCAGATTTCCACCCTCAAGACCGAGCAGTTGTGCCGGATTGGCCGACAGCAACGCAAATAGCCGTGGCATGTCGATATGCCCGTCACGCACCAGGTTCAGCGAAAGGGCCAGCAAGGTCTCGGCTCCCGACATGCCAGATTCGGCATCGGCATAGGGAAGGCGTTTCGCTTCGGGACCTTGGGGATCATGGCCGGAACAGATGACGTCAATCGTGCCATCGGCCAAGGCCGTCAGACACGCGTCGCGATCCTCGGCACTGCGCAAGGGCGGCGACAATTTGGCGAATGTCCTATAGGCGCCGATATCGACATCGCAAAGCAACAGATGCCCGGGCGTAATCCCGCAGGTCACCCGAACGCCGCGCGCCTTGGCGGCACGTATTAGGTCAAATCCGCGGGCTGTGGTCACGGTGCGAAAGTGGATATGGGCGCCCGCTTCCTCGGCCAGCAAGAGATCGCGGCTGATGGCGATCGCTTCGGAGATTGCGGATGCACTGGGCAGGCCGAGCCGGGTCGCCGTTTCGCCATGGGTGGCGACGGCGTCACCGGACAGGCCGGTATCTTCCGCATGCGCGATCACAATAAGGTCGAGCGCGGCCGCATAACTCAGCACGCGCTGCATCGTGCTGCTGTTGGTAATCTGTCTGCGACCCGTCGAAATCGCGACTGCACCAGCGCGTTTCATCAAACCGAATTCACCGAGTTCTTCGCCACCCAGGCGCAGCGTGGCTGCGCCAATCGGATGGACCCAGAGATCGGGTTTGCCGGCTGCCGCAGCATGCTGGACCATTGCCGGTTCATCGATGACCGGGGACTGATCCGGCATCAGCGCGACGCGGGTAATGCCGCCAGCAATGCATGCAGGGATATCGACGTCGAATGCGCCCAAGTCGATAATGCCCGGCGCAACATGGAGACCATTTGCATCAATTTGCTGAGCTTCTTTTCCGGCATCTGGAGTGATGTTGAGTCCGGTACAGGCGATGTCGCCTGGCTCTGCGTTTCCGCCAATCGGGTCTATGATTATGCCGCCGGTGATGGACAGTGCGGTCATGCCCAACCCTCCACGCCGCGTTGCTTGCGGGTCAGCACATCAAGACAGGCCATGCGGACAGCAACGCCCATTTCGACCTGTTCGGTAATCGCTGATCGCTCGAGATCGTCGGCAATGTCGCTCGCAATCTCGATGCCGCGGTTCATCGGGCCCGGATGCATAACCAGTGCATTAGGCGCGGCGCGCTCAAGACGCTCCCGAGTCAGGCCGTAAAGGGCGAAATATTCGCGCGGTGAGGGGATGAAACCGCCGCGCATACGCTCATTTTGCAGCCGTAGCATCATTACCACATCGGCACCGGCAAGGCCGGCATCGAAATCGGTAAAGGGTGTGACGCCAAGACGCTCAATCGCGGGCGGCATAAGGGTTGGTGGCGCAATGACATTCACCTCGGCACCCAGCGCAGTCAGTGCGAGAATATTGGAGCGGGCAACGCGGCTGTGGAGGATGTCGCCGCAGATCGCTATCCGCAGCTTTTCGAACGATCCCCGGCGTCGACGGATTGTCAGCGCATCCAACAGCCCTTGGGTCGGGTGTTCGTGCCAACCATCTCCGGCATTGAGAACCGGACAATCCACCTTGTCGGCGATGAGCTGCACCGCACCGGATGCCTGATGCCGGATCACGATGACATCGGCGCGCATCGCATTGAGCGTGACGGCCGTATCGATCAGCGTTTCGCCCTTTTTTACGCTCGATTGCGCAGCATTCATGTTCACAACATCGGCGCCCAGGCGTTTGCCAGCGACCTCGAACGACAGCAGCGTCCGAGTCGAGGCTTCGAAGAAGGCATTCATCTGCGTCAGCCCGGCAAGCCGATCATCATGCTTCGTTGATTGCCGATTGAGGTCCACCCATTGCTCGGCTTCGTCGAGAAGAAAGGTTATTTCCCAAGGCTGTAGACCGTAAATACCGGTGAGATGCCTGTGCGGGAACGGGTGCGCGCCTTCGGGAGTGGCCGCAGCAGTGGGAATCGCGTTTTGCATTAAAGGGGCCTCTTAGAGCGCCGATCGCCATGGGGCAACATCGGTAGGGATTCCGGTGTGTTGCGGGGGACACGGTCAGATTTCGTCGTCCGCGATTTGCTTTGACCCCCTTGGAGGGTGTAATTTCAATCTGTTGAGGATCAACGGGAGGAGAACATGAAGCGATTAATTGCGATTGCCGGCGTTATCGCGCTCGGCGCCTGCTCGGAAAGCGCACCGGCACCAGAGCCGGTCGAAGAAGCCGAAGCGGAAGAAGCTGCAACTGATTGGTCCGCTTGGGCCGGCAGCTATGACATCGCCTATGAAGACGGTTCGGCCTCAGTACTTACCGTCAGAGACACCGGCACTTATGAAGTGGTGATTGGCGAAGACACCCTGACCGGTACCGTCGAAATGGGCGAAGGTGGCGAAATTTGCTACACCAATGACGATGGCGAAACGCCTACCCAATGCTGGACCAACAGCGAGGCCGCAGAAGATGGCAGCTGGACGTCGACCAGCGAGACTGGTGAAACCGTAACGGTCACCCGCATTGTTCCGGAAGTTCCAGGAGCAGACGAAGAAGCGTAAACGCCCCGATTGGCGTTATCTATCGGAGTGAATGGGTCGCAGCTGCGGTGACTATACCGCTTTTACTGCAACGCTGCGCTAATGCGCCACGAGCGCGTCGATTGCCCCTTGCAGGATAAAGCCTGCAGCGGCGGCGTCGACGCGTTCGGCGCGCTTCTTGCGCGTCATATCGGCGTCGATCATCGCGCGCTCCACGGCCTGGGTCGACCAGCGCTCATCCCATAACAGGATCGGCAGCTCGAGCGCTTGATCCAGATTGCGCGCAAAGGCCCGGGTGGACTGCGTTTGTGGGCTATCGGTGCCATCGAGATTTAGTGGCAGTCCAATCACCAGGCCAACAATCCGCTGCGCTGAAAGGATTGCTTGCAACTGTTCCAGGTCCTGCGTGAATTTGC from Parasphingopyxis sp. CP4 harbors:
- a CDS encoding SPOR domain-containing protein; its protein translation is MKPSIAKIAASTLAVGASIAGFTPLLQGALSTGTSASDSRAISQAADAASSARAALADNDGIAAIRHAERAVQALPNSAEYRHLLGRSYLAAGRFASAETSFQDALTINPDLGRTAFNLALSQIAQGKHSNALSELNNLEGRLGASDLGLAMALAGNHERAISILQQASRANGGDPRARQNLALTYALAGRWAEARITAAQDVSVADLEGRMQDWSQFASAEHDYEQVSSLLGVTADLTDPGQPIRLALAPQSDAIMTAEAPVAEEYIEENPVVAVTAPVEESTFTEVEVPEVIEADETPMRVAAAETEEFTPPAADAFIVEEEDAFAPVEADEAIAAAAAPVEEPIVALTAPVVAAEAPAEEEWLAVLRAARAPERPVEAVAPVAQPEAPAVQARQSDGRYVIQLGAFATQSNVQVAWNRALRRHNALSNYAPSGATIEHGRTLYRLSFGGFETRGEANRMCRTLRSRGQDCFVRVRAGDAPLQMAARTGAGAATLR
- a CDS encoding dihydroorotase family protein; protein product: MTALSITGGIIIDPIGGNAEPGDIACTGLNITPDAGKEAQQIDANGLHVAPGIIDLGAFDVDIPACIAGGITRVALMPDQSPVIDEPAMVQHAAAAGKPDLWVHPIGAATLRLGGEELGEFGLMKRAGAVAISTGRRQITNSSTMQRVLSYAAALDLIVIAHAEDTGLSGDAVATHGETATRLGLPSASAISEAIAISRDLLLAEEAGAHIHFRTVTTARGFDLIRAAKARGVRVTCGITPGHLLLCDVDIGAYRTFAKLSPPLRSAEDRDACLTALADGTIDVICSGHDPQGPEAKRLPYADAESGMSGAETLLALSLNLVRDGHIDMPRLFALLSANPAQLLGLEGGNLTEGAPADLVVFDADAPWRVDTDSMAASAGNTPFDALPVQGKVIHTIKGGRPLDRPPS
- a CDS encoding aspartate carbamoyltransferase catalytic subunit, which translates into the protein MQNAIPTAAATPEGAHPFPHRHLTGIYGLQPWEITFLLDEAEQWVDLNRQSTKHDDRLAGLTQMNAFFEASTRTLLSFEVAGKRLGADVVNMNAAQSSVKKGETLIDTAVTLNAMRADVIVIRHQASGAVQLIADKVDCPVLNAGDGWHEHPTQGLLDALTIRRRRGSFEKLRIAICGDILHSRVARSNILALTALGAEVNVIAPPTLMPPAIERLGVTPFTDFDAGLAGADVVMMLRLQNERMRGGFIPSPREYFALYGLTRERLERAAPNALVMHPGPMNRGIEIASDIADDLERSAITEQVEMGVAVRMACLDVLTRKQRGVEGWA
- the ruvX gene encoding Holliday junction resolvase RuvX produces the protein MITQDVPDFREALPDGGRLAGLDVGSKTIGVALCDAQWTFASAAETIKRRKFTQDLEQLQAILSAQRIVGLVIGLPLNLDGTDSPQTQSTRAFARNLDQALELPILLWDERWSTQAVERAMIDADMTRKKRAERVDAAAAGFILQGAIDALVAH